From the Halalkalicoccus sp. CGA53 genome, one window contains:
- a CDS encoding DoxX family protein, translated as MSTPTENRLESRIGGLTLTGTPHALSAWFVVALRLVMGGAFLGAGLGKVAFVSGESFDAAGYLMGSEGPVAGIYAAMAASTMLMEVVNVVVPVTQVLIGIALITGAFVRLAALGGALQMAMFYLGSWDVAGPLGFVNSNLVYLVVFLAVAAFGAGRILGLDRYIEGIDVGGQPLVERYPKTRYLLG; from the coding sequence ATATCCACACCGACTGAGAACAGACTCGAGAGCAGGATCGGCGGGCTCACGCTCACCGGAACGCCACACGCGCTTTCCGCGTGGTTCGTCGTCGCGTTGCGGCTCGTCATGGGCGGGGCGTTTCTCGGGGCTGGCCTCGGGAAGGTCGCGTTCGTCTCGGGCGAGTCCTTCGACGCGGCGGGCTACCTCATGGGTTCGGAGGGTCCCGTCGCGGGGATCTACGCGGCGATGGCCGCGAGCACGATGCTGATGGAGGTGGTGAACGTCGTCGTCCCGGTGACGCAGGTGCTGATCGGGATCGCCCTCATTACAGGGGCGTTCGTCCGACTGGCGGCGCTCGGCGGGGCGCTGCAGATGGCGATGTTCTACCTGGGGAGCTGGGACGTCGCGGGGCCGCTGGGGTTCGTGAACTCGAACCTGGTCTACCTCGTGGTGTTCCTCGCGGTCGCGGCGTTCGGCGCGGGGCGGATCCTTGGGCTCGACCGATACATCGAGGGGATCGACGTTGGGGGCCAGCCGCTCGTCGAGCGCTACCCGAAAACCAGGTACCTCCTCGGCTGA